One window of Fusarium keratoplasticum isolate Fu6.1 chromosome 2, whole genome shotgun sequence genomic DNA carries:
- a CDS encoding ATP-dependent 6-phosphofructokinase, protein MPEFAGCALLLLCSLLLFYHLHLFAWPLHSLTGPIFDILNKLWQSIPIPYHLLSDRPIPASSFNVLSAIAESKMAPKKKIAVMTSGGDSPGMNAAVRAVVRMTLHMNCDAFCVYEGYEGLVQGGDFIRQMQWNDVRGWLSEGGTLIGTARCMAFYERPGRLTAAKNMVLAGIDALIICGGDGSLTGADKFRAEWPSLLEELVQDGQLTASQVEPYQHLNIVGLVGSIDNDLTGTDATIGCYSALARICEMVDYIEATASSHSRAFVIEVMGRHCGWLALMAGVATGADFVFIPERPREHDWQEDMKLVVQRHRSLGKRKTIVIVAEGARDKDGTKITAEEIKDLLADKSEGGLALDTRITTLGHVQRGGTAVAYDRMLATLQGVEAVKAVLDATPETETPFIAINENKIVRKPLMKAVAETKELAKAVDAKDFEKAMSLRDAEFYDQWNSYMLTTNVMVDDQKLPEKDRMRIGFINVGAPAGGMNAAVRAAVAYCISRGHEPMAIHNGFAGFSRHHGDKPFGSVRPFDWLEVDGWASKGGSEIGTNRELPNESGMELIANLIEDYHFDALFIVGGFEAFHSISQMRKARDTYPSLCIPMTLLPATISNNVPGTEYSLGSDTCLNELVNYCDKIKQSASATRRRVFVIETQGGRSGYIATLSGLDVGASAVYIPEEGVSLEMLNSDVNHLKEVFKKDKGQSRAGRLILVNEKASKVYNAKLIADIIREEAHDRFESRESIPGHVQQGGVPSPMDRCRAVRLAIKCIQHLEGFGRNAHNHVKKDPRSTTVIGIQGSEVVFTEMKELEETGTDWPNRRPKVAHWIGLSEVVNMLAGRPEYPTPEKSLTGLIAKDTKRGL, encoded by the exons ATGCCCGAG TTTGCTGGCTgtgctctgctgctgctctgtTCTCTTCTCCTATTTTACCACTTACAT CTCTTCGCCTGGCCCCTCCATTCTCTTACTGGGCCCATcttcgacatcctcaacaagctcTGGCAAAGCATTCCTATACCTTATCATCTTTTGTCCGACCGACCGATACCTGCCTCGTCCTTCAACGTCCTTTCCGCCATCGCCGAATCCAAGATGGCTCCCAAAAAGAAGATTGCTGTCATGACCTCGGGAGGTGACTCTCCCGGCATGAACGCTGCCGTCCGCGCCGTCGTGCGCATGACGCTTCACATGAACTGCGATGCCTTCTGTGTCTATGAGGGATACGAAGGCCTGGTGCAGGGCGGCGACTTTATCCGGCAGATGCAGTGGAACGACGTTCGAGGCTGGCTCTCTGAGGGTGGTACTCTGATCGGTACTGCCCGGTGTATGGCTTTCTACGAGCGTCCCGGTCGCTTGACGGCCGCCAAGAACATGGTTCTCGCTGGCATTGACGCTCTGATCATCTGCGGAGGTGACGGCTCCCTGACTGGTGCCGACAAGTTCCGCGCCGAGTGGCCTTctctgctggaggagcttgtccAGGATGGCCAGTTGACGGCCAGCCAGGTCGAGCCATACCAGCACCTCAACattgttggtcttgttggaTCCATCGACAATGATCTTACTGGAACTGATGCTACAATTGGCTGCTACTCGGCTCTCGCACGCATCTGCGAGATGGTTGACTACATCGAGGCCACAGCTTCCTCGCATTCGCGCGCCTTCGTTATCGAGGTCATGGGACGGCATTGCGGCTGGCTGGCCCTCATGGCCGGTGTCGCAACTGGTGCCGACTTTGTTTTTATCCCCGAGAGACCTAGAGAGCATGACTGGCAAGAGGACATGAAGTTGGTGGTTCAAAGG CACCGGAGCCTCGGAAAGCGCAAGACGATTGTCATTGTCGCCGAGGGTGCTCGCGACAAGGATGGCACCAAAATCACTGCCGAGGAAATCAAGGACCTTCTCGCCGACAAGAGCGAGGGTGGTCTTGCTCTTGATACCCGTATCACCACTCTTGGACATGTCCAGCGAGGTGGAACTGCTGTCGCCTATGATCGAATGTTGGCTACCCTACAGGGtgtcgaggccgtcaaggcgGTTCTCGATGCGACCCCCGAGACGGAGACGCCCTTCATCGCTATCAACGAAAACAAGATTGTCCGCAAGCCTTTGATgaaggctgttgctgagaccaaggagcttgccaaggctgtcgacgccaaggactttgagaagGCCATGTCTCTTCGAGATGCCGAATTCTACGATCAGTGGAACTCTTACATGCTGACCACCAATGTCATGGTGGATGACCAGAAGCTGCCTGAGAAGGAC CGCATGAGAattggcttcatcaacgtCGGTGCCCCTGCTGGTGGCATGAATGCTGCTGTGCGTGCCGCTGTTGCATACTGTATCTCCCGAGGCCATGAGCCCATGGCCATTCACAACGGTTTCGCCGGTTTTTCCAGGCATCACGGCGACAAGCCCTTTGGATCCGTCCGTCCCTTTGACTggctcgaggttgacggcTGGGCCAGCAAGGGTGGTTCCGAGATTGGCACGAACCGAGAGCTTCCCAATGAGTCTGGCATGGAACTGATCGCCAACCTGATCGAGGACTACCACTTTGATGCCCTGTTCATCGTCGGTGGTTTCGAGGCCTTCCACTCCATCTCTCAGATGCGCAAGGCCAGAGACACGTACCCCTCGCTCTGCATCCCCATGACTCTGCTTCCcgccaccatctccaacaacgTTCCTGGAACCGAGTACTCGCTTGGCTCTGACACTTGCCTCAATGAGCTCGTCAACTACTgcgacaagatcaagcagtcAGCTTCTGCCACTCGTCGCCGTGTGTTTGTCATCGAGACTCAGGGAGGTCGCTCTGGTTACATTGCTACCCTGAGCGGCCTGGATGTTGGTGCTTCCGCCGTCTACATCCCTGAGGAGGGTGTCAGTCTTGAAATGCTCAACTCAGATGTCAACCACCTCAAGGAAGtgttcaagaaggacaagggccAGTCCCGTGCCGGACGTCTGATCCTGGTTAACGAGAAGGCCAGCAAGGTCTACAACGCCAAGCTCATTGCAGACATTATCCGTGAGGAGGCTCACGACCGATTCGAAAGCCGAGAGAGCATCCCTGGTCACGTCCAGCAGGGTGGTGTTCCCTCGCCCATGGACCGCTGCCGAGCCGTCCGCCTGGCCATCAAGTGCATCCAGCACCTCGAGGGCTTTGGCCGCAACGCTCACAACCACGTTAAGAAGGATCCTCGGAGCACGACTGTGATCGGCATCCAAGGGTCGGAGGTTGTGTTTacggagatgaaggagctggaggagactGGCACCGACTGGCCGAACCGAAGACCCAAGGTCGCCCACTGGATAGGATTATCCGAGGTGGTCAACATGTTGGCGGGCCGGCCTGAGTACCCGACCCCGGAGAAGAGTCTGACAGGGCTGATCGCCAAGGACACGAAGCGTGGTCTGTAA
- a CDS encoding DUF1752 domain-containing protein — protein sequence MPIMPYRLDTHVLTVDANVIHKVDTGNPANLYSMWTVFSRCADSVEQGRRLENLSWRLWQRETFVVDSEEKTTQTLPQNIPSETRIPDLPQLSGSVESLVDEEAVDFTSVSAPLEIARPRVRRQDSCTSTRSKRERHISSDDFEKIIVSIVKDKGPLSAPPQIAPVSKDSLPAPLPFERSGSTTTESQSPAKSTTEVSEASAQSSPQSLSRTTVVRGFSPSQMPIPRTIAITAQSSSDAIPEPTSSPAAKPVQSKKPARFALGGSCSSSEQDQSLGNGKPVIPIIKKPMFQIGGSSEEDGSLKSALASSRPSSLLSPRKKQTSFSNNVMTRTIDDEAAVDSDTDYIDESAIDDDEDSSDWEDSMEESNKSSMDDKFFQRVDSKPNLTSRRSLITLMLAQNDRARTLGNHASQSTSAIPRSRMANGPSLGASPNDSDEAPLMMKGMRGPGLKPIHEVPRSNAQPIMAGPSHVQAQAALSPRTTRRNMLATELTESLRRHLLWERQQKSSTANAVLKRRHTSHDVANLKQYPEKPCMKKSEDVNASSWNQYFSKEASDGYHSKGW from the exons ATGCCCATCATGCCTTATCGACTGGATACACACGTCTTGACTGTGGATGCAAACGTCATTCACAAGGTCGACACTGGCAATCCCGCCAACCTCTACAGCATGTGGACGG TCTTCTCTCGGTGCGCAGACTCAGTTGAGCAAGGCCGAAGACTCGAGAACCTTAGCTGGCGCCTATGGCAGCGAGAAACCTTTGTTGTCGACAGCGAGGAAAAGACCACACAGACCCTTCCCCAGAACATTCCCTCCGAGACACGGATACCCGATCTTCCCCAACTCTCTGGCAGCGTCGAGTCCCTTGTAGATGAGGAGGCCGTCGACTTCACCTCCGTGTCTGCACCTCTCGAGATCGCTCGCCCTCGCGTACGACGACAGGACTCGTGCACCAGCACACGGAGCAAGCGCGAGCGTCACATCAGCTCTGATGACTTTGAGAAGATCATTGTGTCCATCGTCAAGGATAAGGGTCCTCTTTCTGCTCCTCCCCAGATCGCCCCCGTCTCAAAAGACTCACTACCCGCGCCCCTACCCTTTGAGCGCTCTGGATCTACCACGACCGAGTCGCAATCACCTGCCAAGTCGACCACCGAGGTGTCCGAGGCCTCAGCCCAGTCCTCGCCTCAGAGCCTTTCCCGTACCACCGTCGTCCGTGGCTTCTCGCCTTCCCAGATGCCGATTCCCCGAACCATTGCCATCACCGCCCAGTCCTCATCAGACGCGATCCCCGAGCCCACCTCGTCGCCTGCCGCCAAGCCTGTGCAGTCTAAGAAGCCCGCGCGGTTTGCGCTCGGTGGCTCTTGTTCATCCAGCGAGCAGGACCAGAGCCTGGGCAACGGCAAACCCgtcatccccatcatcaagaagcccatGTTCCAGATTGGAGGCTCATCTGAAGAGGATGGCTCTCTGAAGAGCGCACTAGCTTCGTCGCGACCCAGCTCGCTGCTGTCGCCCCGCAAGAAGCAGACCTCCTTCAGCAACAATGTCATGACCCGAACcattgacgacgaggccgccgTGGATTCAGACACCGACTACATTGACGAGAGCGccatcgatgatgacgaggactCGTCGGACTGGGAGGACTCTATGGAGGAGAGCAACAAGTCTAGCATGGACGACAAGTTCTTCCAGCGAGTCGACTCCAAGCCTAACTTGACATCACGCCGATCTCTCATTACTCTCATGCTCGCTCAGAACGATCGCGCGCGCACTCTGGGTAACCACGCGTCGCAATCCACATCTGCCATTCCTCGATCTCGCATGGCCAATGGGCCTTCACTGGGCGCCTCTCCTAACGACTCTGACGAGGCCCCTCTTATGATGAAGGGCATGCGCGGACCTGGCCTCAAGCCTATCCATGAGGTGCCCCGATCTAATGCTcagcccatcatggctggtCCCAGCCATGTCCAGGCACAGGCTGCCCTGTCGCCTCGGACAACGCGCCGCAACATGCTTGCCACTGAACTGACCGAGTCTCTGCGCCGTCATCTCCTCTGGGAGCGACAACAAAAGTCGTCGACGGCCAACGCGGTCCTCAAGCGAAGGCACACATCACACGATGTGGCCAACCTCAAGCAGTACCCTGAGAAGCCATgcatgaagaagagcgaggacGTGAACGCGAGCAGCTGGAACCAATACTTTTCCAAGGAGGCCAGCGACGGATACCACTCCAAGGGGTGGTGA